The DNA sequence GCCCTGGCGGAAGAGATCTTTGTTGCCTTCGAAGAGTGCGTCGAGGCACCCATTGCGGCGGATGGAATCGATACCTGGGAAGACCTTGGCGAGCTGCTCGAAAAACGCATGCAGGATTATTACCGCGGCAATATCATTGCTCGCAAAATGTTGCTTGGGCAACAGATCGATAACGAGGTAGAACTCGCCGACCGGGAACACGATGAAGATCTCGGAAAGAAGGTGGAAGCTATTTATAAACGTTTTTTTTATCTGCCAAAACTGCCGGAAGAGTACAACGTCTTTGCCATCGCCATGCAAATCGCCGACAAGGTGTATGCCATGTCACACCAGAAAGAGGGCAATA is a window from the Aestuariirhabdus haliotis genome containing:
- a CDS encoding TetR/AcrR family transcriptional regulator, which translates into the protein MSSQQVSSVNQAENKPKPKGRKLQARSIERRNKILDAAHELLQTESIASLSLYDVAARAEIPPSSLYYFFPSVSALVEALAEEIFVAFEECVEAPIAADGIDTWEDLGELLEKRMQDYYRGNIIARKMLLGQQIDNEVELADREHDEDLGKKVEAIYKRFFYLPKLPEEYNVFAIAMQIADKVYAMSHQKEGNISDLYAREGWRAAQGYLSFYLPKLMQKREQL